One window from the genome of Hippopotamus amphibius kiboko isolate mHipAmp2 chromosome 13, mHipAmp2.hap2, whole genome shotgun sequence encodes:
- the PARP3 gene encoding protein mono-ADP-ribosyltransferase PARP3 isoform X2 → MAPKRKPQVQLEGPEKKKGRQGAEEEDSFHSTAEALRAAPTEKHIARVDPLYPLSCNPGTQVHEDYDCTLNQTNIGSNNNKFYIIQLLEEGDCFICWNRWGRVGEVGQSKLSRFVSLEDAKKDFEKKFRDKTKNSWAERDHFVAHPDGGPVRTVVQQVQPCSLDAATQQLITNIFSKDMFKNAMALMNLDVKKMPLGKLSKQQIARGFEALEAVEEALKAPADGGLSLEELSSHFYTVIPHNFGRSRPPPINSPELLQAKKDMLLVLADIELAQTLQAAPEEMKKVEEVPHPLDRDYQLLKCQLQLLDPEAPEYKVIHSYLQQTGRNYRCPALQHIWKVNREGEGDRFQAHAKLGNRKLLWHGTNVAVVAAILTSGLRIMPHSGGRVGKGIYFASENSKSAGYVTGMSCGPYDIGYMFLGEVALGREYHITVDEPSLKQPPTGFDSVIARGHTEPDPAHNTELELDGQRVVVPQGRPMPCPEFSSSSFFQSEYLIYQESQCRLRYLLEVRL, encoded by the exons ATGGCTCCAAAGCGCAAGCCCCAGGTGCAGCTTGAGGGTCCTGAGAAGAAGAAGGGGCGGCAGGGGGCAGAAGAGGAGGACAGTTTCCATTCCACTGCTGAGGCCCTCAGGGCCGCACCCACAGAGAAGCATATAGCCCGAGTGGACCCCCTGTACCCCCTCAGCTGCAACCCTGGGACCCAG GTGCATGAAGACTATGACTGTACCCTGAACCAGACCAACATTGGGAGCAACAACAACAAGTTCTACATCATCCAGCTGCTGGAAGAAGGTGACTGCTTCATCTGCTGGAACCGCTGGGGACGCGTG GGAGAGGTGGGCCAGTCAAAGCTCAGCCGCTTCGTGTCACTGGAGGATGCAAAGAAGGACTTTGAGAAGAAATTTCGGGACAAGACCAAGAACAGCTGGGCAGAGCGGGACCACTTTGTGGCCCACCCCG ATGGAGGCCCAGTGAGGACCGTGGTTCAGCAGGTGCAGCCCTGCTCCCTGGATGCAGCCACACAGCAGCTCATCACCAACATCTTCAGCAAGGACATGTTCAAGAATGCCATGGCCCTCATGAACCTGG ATGTGAAGAAGATGCCACTGGGGAAGTTGAGCAAGCAGCAGATTGCCCGGGGTTTCGAGGCCTTGGAGGCAGTGGAGGAGGCTCTGAAAGCTCCTGCAGATGGTGGCCTCAGCCTGGAGGAGCTGTCCTCCCACTTCTACACCGTCATTCCCCACAACTTTGGCCGCAGCCGGCCCCCGCCCATCAACTCCCCCGAGCTTCTGCAGGCCAAGAAGGACATGCTGCTG GTGCTGGCGGACATCGAGCTGGCCCAGACCCTGCAGGCAGCCCCCGAGGAGATGAAGAAAGTGGAGGAGGTGCCACACCCACTGGACCGAGATTACCAGCTCCTCAAGTGCCAACTCCAGCTGCTGGACCCAGAGGCACCTGAGTACAAG GTGATACATTCCTACTTGCAACAGACTGGCAGGAACTACAGATGCCCTGCTCTTCAACATATTTGGAAAGTGAATCGAGAAGGGGAG GGAGATCGGTTCCAGGCCCACGCCAAGCTGGGTAATCGGAAGCTACTGTGGCATGGCACCAATGTGGCTGTGGTGGCCGCCATCCTCACCAGTGGGCTCCGCATCATGCCACATTCTGGTGGCCGAGTTGGCAAGGGCATCTACTTCGCCTCAGAAAACAGCAAGTCAGCTGGCTACG TTACTGGAATGTCCTGTGGGCCCTATGACATTGGCTACATGTTCCTGGGTGAGGTGGCATTGGGCAGAGAGTACCACATCACCGTTGATGAGCCCAGCTTGAAACAACCACCAACTGGCTTCGACAGTGTCATTGCCCGCGGTCACACAGAGCCTG ATCCAGCCCATAACACCGAGCTGGAGCTGGATGGCCAGCGTGTGGTGGTGCCCCAGGGCCGGCCCATGCCCTGCCCAGAGTTCAGCAGCTCCAGCTTCTTCCAGAGCGAGTATCTCATCTACCAGGAGAGCCAGTGCCGCCTACGCTACCTGCTGGAGGTTCGCCTCTGA
- the PARP3 gene encoding protein mono-ADP-ribosyltransferase PARP3 isoform X3, with amino-acid sequence MAPKRKPQVQLEGPEKKKGRQGAEEEDSFHSTAEALRAAPTEKHIARVDPLYPLSCNPGTQVHEDYDCTLNQTNIGSNNNKFYIIQLLEEGDCFICWNRWGRVVDGGPVRTVVQQVQPCSLDAATQQLITNIFSKDMFKNAMALMNLDVKKMPLGKLSKQQIARGFEALEAVEEALKAPADGGLSLEELSSHFYTVIPHNFGRSRPPPINSPELLQAKKDMLLVLADIELAQTLQAAPEEMKKVEEVPHPLDRDYQLLKCQLQLLDPEAPEYKVIHSYLQQTGRNYRCPALQHIWKVNREGEGDRFQAHAKLGNRKLLWHGTNVAVVAAILTSGLRIMPHSGGRVGKGIYFASENSKSAGYVTGMSCGPYDIGYMFLGEVALGREYHITVDEPSLKQPPTGFDSVIARGHTEPDPAHNTELELDGQRVVVPQGRPMPCPEFSSSSFFQSEYLIYQESQCRLRYLLEVRL; translated from the exons ATGGCTCCAAAGCGCAAGCCCCAGGTGCAGCTTGAGGGTCCTGAGAAGAAGAAGGGGCGGCAGGGGGCAGAAGAGGAGGACAGTTTCCATTCCACTGCTGAGGCCCTCAGGGCCGCACCCACAGAGAAGCATATAGCCCGAGTGGACCCCCTGTACCCCCTCAGCTGCAACCCTGGGACCCAG GTGCATGAAGACTATGACTGTACCCTGAACCAGACCAACATTGGGAGCAACAACAACAAGTTCTACATCATCCAGCTGCTGGAAGAAGGTGACTGCTTCATCTGCTGGAACCGCTGGGGACGCGTG GTAGATGGAGGCCCAGTGAGGACCGTGGTTCAGCAGGTGCAGCCCTGCTCCCTGGATGCAGCCACACAGCAGCTCATCACCAACATCTTCAGCAAGGACATGTTCAAGAATGCCATGGCCCTCATGAACCTGG ATGTGAAGAAGATGCCACTGGGGAAGTTGAGCAAGCAGCAGATTGCCCGGGGTTTCGAGGCCTTGGAGGCAGTGGAGGAGGCTCTGAAAGCTCCTGCAGATGGTGGCCTCAGCCTGGAGGAGCTGTCCTCCCACTTCTACACCGTCATTCCCCACAACTTTGGCCGCAGCCGGCCCCCGCCCATCAACTCCCCCGAGCTTCTGCAGGCCAAGAAGGACATGCTGCTG GTGCTGGCGGACATCGAGCTGGCCCAGACCCTGCAGGCAGCCCCCGAGGAGATGAAGAAAGTGGAGGAGGTGCCACACCCACTGGACCGAGATTACCAGCTCCTCAAGTGCCAACTCCAGCTGCTGGACCCAGAGGCACCTGAGTACAAG GTGATACATTCCTACTTGCAACAGACTGGCAGGAACTACAGATGCCCTGCTCTTCAACATATTTGGAAAGTGAATCGAGAAGGGGAG GGAGATCGGTTCCAGGCCCACGCCAAGCTGGGTAATCGGAAGCTACTGTGGCATGGCACCAATGTGGCTGTGGTGGCCGCCATCCTCACCAGTGGGCTCCGCATCATGCCACATTCTGGTGGCCGAGTTGGCAAGGGCATCTACTTCGCCTCAGAAAACAGCAAGTCAGCTGGCTACG TTACTGGAATGTCCTGTGGGCCCTATGACATTGGCTACATGTTCCTGGGTGAGGTGGCATTGGGCAGAGAGTACCACATCACCGTTGATGAGCCCAGCTTGAAACAACCACCAACTGGCTTCGACAGTGTCATTGCCCGCGGTCACACAGAGCCTG ATCCAGCCCATAACACCGAGCTGGAGCTGGATGGCCAGCGTGTGGTGGTGCCCCAGGGCCGGCCCATGCCCTGCCCAGAGTTCAGCAGCTCCAGCTTCTTCCAGAGCGAGTATCTCATCTACCAGGAGAGCCAGTGCCGCCTACGCTACCTGCTGGAGGTTCGCCTCTGA
- the PARP3 gene encoding protein mono-ADP-ribosyltransferase PARP3 isoform X1, translating to MAPKRKPQVQLEGPEKKKGRQGAEEEDSFHSTAEALRAAPTEKHIARVDPLYPLSCNPGTQVHEDYDCTLNQTNIGSNNNKFYIIQLLEEGDCFICWNRWGRVGEVGQSKLSRFVSLEDAKKDFEKKFRDKTKNSWAERDHFVAHPGKYTLIEVQREDEAKEAVVKVDGGPVRTVVQQVQPCSLDAATQQLITNIFSKDMFKNAMALMNLDVKKMPLGKLSKQQIARGFEALEAVEEALKAPADGGLSLEELSSHFYTVIPHNFGRSRPPPINSPELLQAKKDMLLVLADIELAQTLQAAPEEMKKVEEVPHPLDRDYQLLKCQLQLLDPEAPEYKVIHSYLQQTGRNYRCPALQHIWKVNREGEGDRFQAHAKLGNRKLLWHGTNVAVVAAILTSGLRIMPHSGGRVGKGIYFASENSKSAGYVTGMSCGPYDIGYMFLGEVALGREYHITVDEPSLKQPPTGFDSVIARGHTEPDPAHNTELELDGQRVVVPQGRPMPCPEFSSSSFFQSEYLIYQESQCRLRYLLEVRL from the exons ATGGCTCCAAAGCGCAAGCCCCAGGTGCAGCTTGAGGGTCCTGAGAAGAAGAAGGGGCGGCAGGGGGCAGAAGAGGAGGACAGTTTCCATTCCACTGCTGAGGCCCTCAGGGCCGCACCCACAGAGAAGCATATAGCCCGAGTGGACCCCCTGTACCCCCTCAGCTGCAACCCTGGGACCCAG GTGCATGAAGACTATGACTGTACCCTGAACCAGACCAACATTGGGAGCAACAACAACAAGTTCTACATCATCCAGCTGCTGGAAGAAGGTGACTGCTTCATCTGCTGGAACCGCTGGGGACGCGTG GGAGAGGTGGGCCAGTCAAAGCTCAGCCGCTTCGTGTCACTGGAGGATGCAAAGAAGGACTTTGAGAAGAAATTTCGGGACAAGACCAAGAACAGCTGGGCAGAGCGGGACCACTTTGTGGCCCACCCCGGCAAGTATACACTTATCGAAGTACAGAGAGAGGACGAGGCCAAGGAAGCCGTGGTGAAG GTAGATGGAGGCCCAGTGAGGACCGTGGTTCAGCAGGTGCAGCCCTGCTCCCTGGATGCAGCCACACAGCAGCTCATCACCAACATCTTCAGCAAGGACATGTTCAAGAATGCCATGGCCCTCATGAACCTGG ATGTGAAGAAGATGCCACTGGGGAAGTTGAGCAAGCAGCAGATTGCCCGGGGTTTCGAGGCCTTGGAGGCAGTGGAGGAGGCTCTGAAAGCTCCTGCAGATGGTGGCCTCAGCCTGGAGGAGCTGTCCTCCCACTTCTACACCGTCATTCCCCACAACTTTGGCCGCAGCCGGCCCCCGCCCATCAACTCCCCCGAGCTTCTGCAGGCCAAGAAGGACATGCTGCTG GTGCTGGCGGACATCGAGCTGGCCCAGACCCTGCAGGCAGCCCCCGAGGAGATGAAGAAAGTGGAGGAGGTGCCACACCCACTGGACCGAGATTACCAGCTCCTCAAGTGCCAACTCCAGCTGCTGGACCCAGAGGCACCTGAGTACAAG GTGATACATTCCTACTTGCAACAGACTGGCAGGAACTACAGATGCCCTGCTCTTCAACATATTTGGAAAGTGAATCGAGAAGGGGAG GGAGATCGGTTCCAGGCCCACGCCAAGCTGGGTAATCGGAAGCTACTGTGGCATGGCACCAATGTGGCTGTGGTGGCCGCCATCCTCACCAGTGGGCTCCGCATCATGCCACATTCTGGTGGCCGAGTTGGCAAGGGCATCTACTTCGCCTCAGAAAACAGCAAGTCAGCTGGCTACG TTACTGGAATGTCCTGTGGGCCCTATGACATTGGCTACATGTTCCTGGGTGAGGTGGCATTGGGCAGAGAGTACCACATCACCGTTGATGAGCCCAGCTTGAAACAACCACCAACTGGCTTCGACAGTGTCATTGCCCGCGGTCACACAGAGCCTG ATCCAGCCCATAACACCGAGCTGGAGCTGGATGGCCAGCGTGTGGTGGTGCCCCAGGGCCGGCCCATGCCCTGCCCAGAGTTCAGCAGCTCCAGCTTCTTCCAGAGCGAGTATCTCATCTACCAGGAGAGCCAGTGCCGCCTACGCTACCTGCTGGAGGTTCGCCTCTGA